In Drosophila teissieri strain GT53w chromosome 2R, Prin_Dtei_1.1, whole genome shotgun sequence, the following proteins share a genomic window:
- the LOC122614651 gene encoding nose resistant to fluoxetine protein 6, which translates to METHRRSVLIISIWTLVATAAAAVNETTLRRHRFEYGFLNGSLELSTEVMSADIRGKEASAIQSPHEQHLTRSSVIFGLTKVANESNVSPSCHAHLKQVQRGILTRQPWAMKVLDASGSKPSGFVFGQNYWLGSRDGCEGVRRPVGITLSRNYERKMHYSILTQGAPFGMDYRVIYMRHRSPWQVEIKVMSEQVLHIGLCLPSSCGSEEVKQLARDYVAGDSFAEDEMFDMKPEVLYMKDLRLSERFYQRLSFRLVVAAILVTGALMLCAQQVRVAKNADEPDPGLAPVESELWQALDTLLKWQPFQNFVSCFDVANNWRKMSAMRENQPGEIPIMNGLRSVCAIWILIFHVVWYMYFTVHNKTVLLSYAEQVVFQYVSTAPLLVDVFFTISGFLQTYNFLRNEKQLEAVRRNSLWGNVKLFGKLLFHRYLRLGPLYLVVMGSVDLAFAYIGDVSVFHINERNDELCQQHWWRNLLFIQNLFDHREMCANWSWSLACDMQFFLLANIVLFIYAKRPKLAKAITLTGLMATITWSYGIGIAKNFEFSFDSTYATGTQIYTSPFVRVLPYIVGAIAAWYYQEQRFQVSELSERRIRRWWHFSLKVFVGCIYSTVKRDLGYLITISLFVLGRALFSLTVCWMIVGSASGTGVWWSRLLEAKVFQHLNRLSYGIYLLNPLVIALVYSLTSTSSAVDPFLLSVICCGFTMTVYLASIVFSLAFELPYSNLSNLLLKGKPKTS; encoded by the exons ATGGAAACCCACCGGAGATCGGTCTTGATCATCAGCATCTGGACTTTAGTGGCGACTGCAGCCGCAGCTGTGAATGAGACCACTTTGCGACGGCATCGCTTTGAGTACGGATTTCTCAATGGCAGCCTCGAATTGTCCACGGAAGTTATGTCTGCGGATATCCGCGGAAAGGAGGCGTCTGCCATCCAGTCCCCGCATGAGCAGCATCTCACCAGGAGCTCCGTCATCTTCGGGCTGACCAAAGTGGCCAACGAGAGCAATGTGAGTcccagctgccacgcccacctgaAGCAAGTGCAGCGCGGAATCCTCACTAGGCAGCCATGGGCCATGAAGG TTTTGGATGCGTCGGGAAGCAAGCCATCCGGCTTCGTGTTTGGCCAGAACTACTGGCTGGGCAGTCGGGATGGATGTGAAGGTGTCCGGCGGCCGGTGGGCATCACGTTGTCGCGGAACTACGAGCGCAAGATGCACTACAGCATCCTGACGCAAGGAGCGCCCTTTGGCATGGACTACCGGGTGATATACATGCGCCACCGCTCGCCGTGGCAGGTGGAGATCAAGGTGATGTCCGAGCAGGTGCTGCACATTGGCCTGTGCCTGCCCAGCTCCTGTGGCTCCGAGGAGGTGAAGCAGCTGGCCAGGGATTATGTGGCCGGCGATTCGTTCGCCGAGGATGAAATGTTCGACATGAAGCCGGAGGTGCTCTACATGAAGGATCTGCGGCTGAGCGAACGCTTCTACCAGAGGCTTAGCTTCCGTCTGGTGGTGGCCGCCATCCTGGTAACCGGTGCCCTCATGCTCTGCGCCCAGCAAGTGCGCGTGGCCAAGAATGCCGATGAGCCAGACCCGGGCCTGGCTCCGGTGGAATCGGAGCTGTGGCAGGCACTGGACACGCTCTTGAAGTGGCAGCCTTTTCAGAACTTCGTGTCCTGCTTCGATGTGGCCAATAACTGGAGGAAGATGTCCGCCATGAGGGAGAACCAGCCGGGCGAGATACCCATCATGAATGGCCTGCGATCCGTGTGCGCCATCTGGATCCTGATCTTCCACGTGGTGTGGTACATGTACTTCACGGTGCACAACAAAACGGTGCTGCTGTCCTATGCGGAGCAGGTCGTCTTCCAGTACGTCTCCACAGCTCCCCTTCTCGTGGATGTCTTCTTTACCATCAG TGGCTTCTTGCAAACGTACAACTTCCTGAGAAACGAGAAGCAGCTGGAGGCAGTGCGTCGCAATAGCCTGTGGGGCAATGTGAAGCTCTTTGGCAAGCTGCTCTTCCATCGCTACCTGAGACTGGGTCCGCTTTACCTGGTGGTGATGGGCAGCGTGGACCTGGCCTTCGCCTACATCGGCGATGTGTCCGTTTTCCACATCAACGAGAGAAACGACGAGCTGTGCCAACAGCACTGGTGGCGGAACCTGCTCTTCATCCAGAACCTCTTCGATCACCGGGAGATGTGCGCCAACTGGAGTTGGAGCCTCGCCTGCGACATGCAGTTCTTCCTGCTGGCAAACATCGTGCTCTTCATCTACGCCAA GCGCCCAAAGCTGGCCAAGGCAATCACCCTTACGGGACTAATGGCCACCATAACCTGGTCctatggcatcggcatcgCCAAGAACTTCGAGTTCTCCTTCGACTCCACCTACGCGACTGGAACCCAGATATACACGAGTCCCTTTGTGAGGGTTTTGCCCTACATCGTGGGAGCCATAGCCGCCTGGTACTACCAGGAGCAGCGATTCCAAGTGAGCGAGCTGAGTGAACGCCGGATACGCCGGTGGTGGCACTTCAGTCTCAAGGTGTTCGTGGGCTGCATCTACTCCACGGTGAAGCGGGATCTGGGCTACCTTATCACTATATCGCTGTTTGTTCTGGGCCGCGCTCTGTTTTCCCTCACCGTTTGCTGGATGATCGTGGGCAGTGCATCGGGAACTGGCGTGTGGTGGTCCCGTCTGCTGGAGGCCAAGGTCTTTCAGCATCTGAACCGCCTGTCCTACGGCATATACCTATTGAATCCGCTGGTGATTGCTCTCGTTTACAGTCTGACCAGTACGAGTTCTGCAGTTGATCCTTTCCTGCTG AGTGTTATCTGCTGCGGCTTTACGATGACCGTTTATCTGGCCTCCATCGTCTTTTCGCTGGCTTTTGAGCTGCCCTACAGCAATCTGTCCAATTTGCTGCTCaagggaaaaccaaaaacctcATAA
- the LOC122615309 gene encoding uncharacterized protein LOC122615309, whose protein sequence is MPKEDAEPSASGLTVAAKQNDAPAAENANHKESDACASASASASGSSASTTPPPAQDDAEEAELLERMRGDAVGNTMFSSRFILKTVMKLVELQPESSLDQQLEDDLCKVWDMSVSPEVVTLLLENEAIDPIMYSLVAGCEDVRLYEILIGLLGNMCAQVECAELLTCNHGTMETLFKLTNCMDTAMLIQLMRLFQYIMAHVLSGKEQFAVDWYICFAAFENSAQNLGRILQQSVSDELLVAALKATNAVLASCALVEEENAKSTLNLKPFAKVFLVPELCDGVNSAFLRLMRDDQAKLADEEAGEENEDADVPAAQDSDEDADVGYDSCGPKITCDVEIIQTYLNICTILVQLPEAQASMDVYAPSIVSCLARILQFLQQPLQLIPLGERQEEYLEDLAHIWSRLKYFYHKEAFSNLLELWYRLKQHIDNYTGSDPEANDFEEDEEEEDDAPKEQYVENAFKLLRLLACMVIKAENSDLQEIGDEKVQLFVSALKAGKEDAIFSRALECLNDKVAKESGQA, encoded by the exons ATGCCCAAGGAAGACGCGGAGCCATCGGCGAGTGGCCTTACCGTGGCCGCCAAGCAGAACGATGCGCCAGCCGCCGAAAATGCGAATCACAAGGAAAGCGACGCCTGCGCCTCTGCCTCCGCCTCTGCCAGCGGCAGTAGCGCCTcgaccacgcccccgcccGCCCAGGATGACGCCGAGGAGGCCGAGCTGCTGGAGCGGATGCGCGGCGATGCAGTCGGCAACACGATGTTCAGCAGTCGGTTCATCCTAAAGACGGTTATGAAGCTGGTGGAGCTGCAGCCGGAATCATCGCTGgaccagcagctggaggatgATCTGTGCAAAGTGTGGGACATGTCGGTGTCGCCCGAAGTGGTCACATTGCTGCTGGAGAACGAGGCCATCGATCCGATCATGTACTCACTGGTGGCGGGCTGTGAAGATGTGCGGCTCTACGAGATTCTCATCGGCCTGCTGGGCAACATGTGCGCCCAGGTGGAGTGCGCCGAGCTATTGACCTGTAACCACGGCACGATGGAAACCCTGTTCAAGCTGACCAACTGCATGGACACCGCCATGTTGATACAGCTGATGCGACTCTTTCAGTACATCATGGCCCATGTGCTTAGCGGCAAGGAGCAGTTCGCTGTGGACTGGTACATCTGCTTCGCCGCCTTTGAAAACTCCGCGCAGAATCTGGGCAGGATCTTGCAACAGTCCGTTAGCGATGAACTGCTAGTAGCTGCATTGAAGGCCACCAATGCTGTGCTGGCCAGTTGCGCCTTGGTGGAGGAGGAAAACGCAAAGTCCACCTTGAATCTGAAGCCCTTTGCAAAGGTCTTTCTAGTGCCAGAACTCTGCGATGGGGTCAATAGCGCGTTTCTGCGACTCATGCGCGACGACCAGGCAAAGTTGGCCGACGAGGAAGCTGGCGAGGAGAACGAAGATGCAGATGTGCCAGCCGCACAGGACAGTGATGAGGATGCCGATGTTGGCTACGACTCGTGCGGACCGAAAATAACCTGTGATGTGGAGATCATACAAACCTACCTCAATATATGCACCATTCTGGTGCAACTACCAGAGGCGCAGGCCTCCATGGATGTGTATGCACCCAGTATAGTCAGTTGTCTGGCGCGAATACTGCAGTTTTTGCAGCAGCCTCTACAACTTATTCCATTAGGCGAACGCCAGGAAGAGTATCTGGAGGATCTGGCGCACATTTGGAGT CGCCTGAAGTACTTCTATCACAAGGAGGCCTTCTCAAATCTTTTGGAATTATGGTATAGACTTAAACAGCACATTGACAACTACACAGGAAGTGATCCAGAGGCCAATGATTTCGAAGaggacgaagaggaggaggatgacgCTCCAAAGGAGCAGTATGTGGAGAACGCCTTCAAGTTGCTGCGCCTGTTAGCTTGCATGGTGATAAAAGCGGAAAACTCGGATCTCCAAGAGATTGGCGATGAGAAGGTGCAGCTGTTTGTGTCTGCACTTAAAGCCGGAAAAGAAGATGCTATTTTCTCAAGGGCGCTCGAATGCCTGAACGATAAAGTGGCTAAGGAGTCGGGCCAAGCCTAA